The Paenibacillus uliginis N3/975 genome has a window encoding:
- a CDS encoding ROK family transcriptional regulator gives MKSIGGNAIVMKEVNINLVRKALKAEGEATKQQIAKATGLSAVTVGTILQQLLQTTEVKEAALCASGGGRPAQRFKYNGDYAYALTLFPYEAAGRIIIRSTIVNLIGNMIYERMDEVEYVDLACFEHIIDSLMASYPAIRAIGFGLPGAEWEGRIIISDYKALVGVSIVDYFRELYGMPVIMENDVNAAVVGYCERKHIRSDADVVYLYFPDRFPPGAGILINGQLFKGRRNFAGEIAKIPLGIPWGEATFMASSVRVEQAIVQLIVSICAVLNPDCVVLYGSFIEQANGRRIAELCSKELPVSAMPEVIVSEDFSADYLEGMIAQTLATLEPSIVLSRYE, from the coding sequence ATGAAAAGCATTGGCGGCAATGCAATTGTGATGAAAGAAGTGAATATCAATCTCGTCCGAAAGGCGCTGAAGGCAGAAGGTGAAGCAACCAAGCAACAAATTGCGAAGGCAACGGGTCTTAGCGCCGTTACAGTAGGAACCATATTGCAGCAATTGTTGCAAACAACTGAGGTTAAGGAAGCGGCACTTTGTGCTTCTGGAGGAGGCAGACCCGCTCAGCGTTTTAAGTACAACGGAGACTATGCTTACGCCTTGACTCTTTTTCCTTACGAAGCTGCAGGACGTATAATCATTCGAAGTACAATTGTTAATCTTATCGGCAATATGATTTATGAGCGAATGGATGAAGTAGAGTATGTGGATTTAGCATGTTTTGAGCATATTATCGATTCGTTGATGGCTTCATATCCTGCTATACGAGCGATAGGTTTTGGATTGCCTGGAGCAGAATGGGAAGGGAGAATCATTATTTCAGACTATAAAGCTTTAGTTGGCGTTTCTATTGTGGACTATTTCAGAGAGCTCTATGGAATGCCAGTCATTATGGAAAATGATGTGAATGCTGCAGTGGTCGGTTATTGCGAGAGGAAGCATATCCGTTCAGATGCTGACGTTGTTTATTTGTATTTTCCAGATCGCTTTCCGCCAGGGGCGGGGATCCTCATAAACGGACAGCTGTTTAAAGGACGAAGAAACTTTGCAGGTGAAATTGCGAAGATCCCTTTAGGCATCCCATGGGGAGAGGCGACCTTTATGGCATCTTCCGTGCGGGTTGAGCAGGCCATTGTCCAATTGATCGTATCCATCTGTGCTGTTTTAAATCCAGATTGCGTCGTTTTATATGGCAGCTTCATAGAACAGGCGAATGGAAGGAGAATCGCAGAACTGTGTAGTAAAGAACTGCCTGTAAGTGCGATGCCTGAAGTTATAGTTTCAGAGGATTTTTCAGCTGACTACTTGGAGGGCATGATAGCACAAACGTTAGCTACGCTAGAACCAAGCATTGTATTATCTAGATATGAATAA
- a CDS encoding GNAT family N-acetyltransferase produces MQTTELWIKKEDSSVRKKLLDYNLSQVTDELTDHVDTIEITITNDNDVLVAGITASIYWKQMHIDFLWVDESLRGQNKGSELLAKAEDIARQYNCRYIQLETFSFQAPDFYKKRGYTVFGILEDSPCDGAKQYFLKKILN; encoded by the coding sequence ATGCAAACTACAGAATTATGGATTAAAAAAGAAGACAGTAGTGTACGAAAGAAGCTACTTGATTATAATCTATCACAAGTAACAGATGAACTAACTGATCATGTTGATACTATTGAAATTACGATCACAAACGATAACGATGTTTTGGTGGCGGGTATTACTGCCTCTATATATTGGAAACAAATGCACATTGATTTTTTGTGGGTAGATGAATCATTACGCGGACAAAATAAAGGCTCTGAATTGCTTGCTAAGGCTGAAGATATTGCCAGACAATATAATTGTAGATATATTCAGTTAGAAACTTTTAGTTTTCAAGCTCCTGATTTTTATAAAAAAAGAGGATATACCGTTTTTGGAATCTTAGAAGATTCTCCTTGTGACGGAGCTAAACAGTATTTTTTAAAGAAAATCCTAAATTAA
- a CDS encoding serine/threonine protein kinase, protein MNNEQWKQAETALSCMEVIKHGENDPVTIEGESDDLHCIGIGTDAAVFVYEPMPAYAYKLYAKQALPKKEAEIGVYHALVGSPYFPVFYGAGERYVVISHESGLTLYDCLLYGVPIPNQVIDDVEVARSFVREKGLNPRDIHLKNVLLQDGRGKVLDVSEYVQNGNDKRWEHLVWAYDNVYPLLEGKKLPLWVLEAVKNGYYRLDPSSVNLQEFADQIRRLFFRR, encoded by the coding sequence ATGAATAACGAACAATGGAAGCAGGCTGAAACAGCCCTGTCTTGTATGGAAGTTATTAAGCACGGTGAAAACGACCCGGTGACGATTGAAGGTGAATCGGACGATCTTCATTGCATCGGAATCGGAACCGATGCCGCTGTATTTGTCTATGAACCGATGCCGGCCTATGCATACAAGCTTTATGCGAAGCAGGCGCTTCCTAAGAAGGAAGCGGAGATTGGTGTCTACCATGCATTGGTGGGCAGTCCCTATTTTCCCGTGTTTTATGGAGCTGGAGAGCGGTATGTGGTGATCAGCCATGAAAGTGGGTTAACGCTGTACGATTGCTTGCTCTATGGTGTACCAATTCCCAACCAAGTTATCGATGATGTTGAGGTAGCACGATCGTTCGTTCGAGAGAAAGGCCTTAACCCACGAGATATTCACTTAAAAAATGTGCTGTTGCAGGATGGCAGAGGTAAAGTGCTCGACGTGTCTGAATATGTTCAGAACGGGAACGACAAGAGATGGGAGCATCTCGTTTGGGCGTACGACAACGTCTATCCACTACTAGAGGGAAAGAAGTTGCCACTCTGGGTTTTGGAGGCCGTAAAAAACGGATATTACCGTCTTGATCCATCTAGCGTGAACCTACAGGAATTTGCGGATCAAATTAGAAGGCTGTTTTTTAGAAGATAG